Genomic DNA from Desulfuromonas versatilis:
TCGACGAAATCCATTCCACCAGGTGAGGTGTCAATGAATTCCGGACGAAGCGACAGGGGTGGAAGCGGCCATCCCTTTTCTTTGACCAGCCCGCTAGGCATATTGGCGCTTGGCGCGGTCCTGGTTCCCCTTTATTTTCTCAGCAGGGCAAATTACCTTCTCTTCCACGCCGTCGTGGAAACCTTTTCCATCGTCATCGCCTGTGGCGTTTTCATGATCGCCTGGAATTCCCGCCGGTTCCAGGAAAACGGTTTCTTTTTCTGCCTCGGGGTCGCCTCTCTGTTCATGGCGGCAGTCGACTTTCTTCATGTCCTGGCCTACAAGAACATGGGAGTCTTCCCGGGCGCCGGGGCGAATCTGCCGACCCAGCTCTGGATAGGCGCCCGTTACCTGGAGGCGCTCTCTCTGCTGCTCGCGCTTTTCTTTCTGCGGCGCAAGCCGCGTCCGGTCCCTCTTTTCGCCGCCTACCTGGGCGCAACCGCCCTGCTGCTTGCCGCCGTCTTCGCGGGGCTCTTTCCCGACTGTTTCCGGGAGGGGAGCGGACTTACCCCTTTCAAGATCGGCAGCGAGTACCTGATCTGCCTGTTGCTGGCGGGCTCGGCAGGTTTGCTGCACCGGCAGCGCCAGCTCTTCGACCCGGGCGTTTTGCGCCTGCTGCTGGGGGCCACCGGCGCGTTCATTCTGGCCGAGCTCTCCTTCACCCTGTACACCGATGTCTTCGGCCTGTCCAATATGGCCGGCCACCTGTTCAAGGTCGCCGGTTTCTACTTTATCTACCGGGGGGTCATCGAGACCGGGCTGACCCGACCCTACGATCTGCTGTTCCGGCAACTGAAGACGAGCGAGCAGCGCTTCCGGGGGCTCTACCAGAACACCCCGGTCATGCTGCATTCCATCGACGGCCAGGGGCGGCTGGTGAGCGTCAGCGATTACTGGCTGCAGCACCTGGGCTATCAGCGGCAGGAGGTTATCGGGCGCCCATCGACTGACTTTCTCACCGAGGAGTCGCGCCGTTACGCCACCGAAAAGGCCCTGCCCGAGTTTTTCCGCAAAAATGCCTGCCGGGATGTTCCCTACCAGGTGGTCAAGAAGAGCGGCGAGGTCATTGACGTTTCGCTCTCGGCCGTGGCGGAACGGGATCTCCAGGGGGGGATGGTCCAATCCCTGGCCGTCATGGTTGATGTGACCGAGCAGCTGCAATACCAGCAGCAGATCGAGGATCTCAACGTCGAACTGCAACGCCGGGCCCTGGACCTGGAGGAGGCCAATGCTGAGCTGGAGGCCGCCAATGAGGAACTGGAGGGGGCCAACCTCGAGCTGGAGCTGATCAACGGGCAGCTGGCCAGCGCAAACGGCGACCTTGAGGCCTTCAACTACTCGGTTTCCCACGACCTGCGCGGCCCGCTGACGATCATCAGCATCCAGTGCCAGGTGATCCTGGAGGTCTTTGCCCAAAAGTTCGATCCGGAGATGCGCAAGTTCGTCGAACAGATCTACACCCAGACCCAGAGGATGAACGATCTGATCAGCACCCTTCTCGATTTCTCGCGGCTGAGCAAGGTCGAGCTGAAGCGTGAGCAGGTCGATCTGAGCAGCCTGGCCCGGACCATTACCGGCTCGCTTGCCCTGGCGCAGCCGGAGCGCCAGGCAACCTTCGACATTTCCGATGGCCTCGACGCCAGCGGGGATCTGAAGCTGTTGAAGATTCTGCTGGAGAACCTGCTCGGCAACGCCTGGAAATACACTTCCCGGGCAGAGCATGCCCGTATCGAGATGGGGCAGGTCGAGATGCAGGGAGAAGCGGTCTTTTTCGTCCGCGACAACGGGGTCGGGTTCGATGCGGCAAATAGAAACGAGCTTTTCACACCCTTCAAGCGGCTGCACCCGGAGGAGGATTTCGAAGGCTTCGGGGTCGGCCTGGCGACCGTGGAGCGGATCGCCTCCCGCCACGGCGGCCGGGTCTGGGCAGAAAGCGCCCCCGGGGCAGGGGCGACCTTCTACTTTTCCCTGTGAATGAGGCAACAGCCAATACCAGGGTTTTCCCGGGT
This window encodes:
- a CDS encoding MASE3 domain-containing protein, producing the protein MALGAVLVPLYFLSRANYLLFHAVVETFSIVIACGVFMIAWNSRRFQENGFFFCLGVASLFMAAVDFLHVLAYKNMGVFPGAGANLPTQLWIGARYLEALSLLLALFFLRRKPRPVPLFAAYLGATALLLAAVFAGLFPDCFREGSGLTPFKIGSEYLICLLLAGSAGLLHRQRQLFDPGVLRLLLGATGAFILAELSFTLYTDVFGLSNMAGHLFKVAGFYFIYRGVIETGLTRPYDLLFRQLKTSEQRFRGLYQNTPVMLHSIDGQGRLVSVSDYWLQHLGYQRQEVIGRPSTDFLTEESRRYATEKALPEFFRKNACRDVPYQVVKKSGEVIDVSLSAVAERDLQGGMVQSLAVMVDVTEQLQYQQQIEDLNVELQRRALDLEEANAELEAANEELEGANLELELINGQLASANGDLEAFNYSVSHDLRGPLTIISIQCQVILEVFAQKFDPEMRKFVEQIYTQTQRMNDLISTLLDFSRLSKVELKREQVDLSSLARTITGSLALAQPERQATFDISDGLDASGDLKLLKILLENLLGNAWKYTSRAEHARIEMGQVEMQGEAVFFVRDNGVGFDAANRNELFTPFKRLHPEEDFEGFGVGLATVERIASRHGGRVWAESAPGAGATFYFSL